In Pseudomonas fluorescens, a genomic segment contains:
- the adeC gene encoding AdeC/AdeK/OprM family multidrug efflux complex outer membrane factor: protein MSKSLLSLAVTAFVLSGCSLIPDYQRPEAPVAAQFPQGPAYSSAQAPGQAAAEQGWKQFFHDPALQQLIQTALVNNRDLRVAALNIDAYAAQYQIQRADLFPAVSATGSGSRSRTPAKLSQSGEATIASQYSAGLGISSYELDLFGRVRSLSEEALQKYFATEEARRSTQISLVASVANAYLTWQADKELLKLTQDTLGAYEQSFKLTSRSNEVGVASALDLSQARTSVENARVALARYTRQVAQDENSLTLLLGTGLPANLASKPLSDDLLSEVPAGLPSDLLQRRPDIVQAEYNLKAANANIGAARAAFFPSISLTASAGTASPTLGGLFKGGSGTWSFAPQINIPIFNAGSLRASLDYSKIQKEINVANYEKAIQTGFQEVSDGLAARETYKQQLDAQRGFVAANQDYYRLAERRYRIGVDSNLTFLDAQRQLFSAEQSLITDRLAQLTSEVNLYKALGGGWNEQTAKNEPLKEEAPKLKLF, encoded by the coding sequence ATGAGCAAGTCGCTACTTTCCCTGGCGGTCACGGCATTCGTGCTCAGTGGCTGCTCGCTGATCCCTGACTACCAGCGCCCCGAAGCGCCGGTGGCAGCTCAGTTCCCACAAGGGCCGGCGTATTCGTCGGCCCAGGCGCCGGGCCAGGCCGCTGCCGAGCAGGGCTGGAAGCAGTTTTTCCATGACCCTGCCCTGCAACAGCTGATCCAGACCGCACTGGTGAACAACCGTGACCTGCGTGTCGCGGCCCTGAACATCGACGCCTATGCCGCGCAGTACCAGATCCAGCGTGCTGATCTGTTCCCCGCTGTGTCGGCTACAGGCAGCGGCAGCCGTTCGCGCACCCCGGCCAAGCTGTCGCAGAGCGGCGAAGCGACTATCGCCAGCCAGTACTCGGCCGGCCTCGGGATCAGTTCCTATGAGCTGGACCTGTTCGGTCGCGTACGCAGCCTGAGCGAAGAAGCCCTGCAAAAGTACTTCGCCACCGAAGAGGCACGGCGCAGTACCCAGATCAGCCTGGTGGCCAGCGTGGCCAACGCCTACCTGACCTGGCAGGCCGACAAGGAACTGCTCAAGCTCACCCAGGACACCCTGGGCGCATACGAGCAGAGCTTCAAGCTCACCTCGCGCAGCAACGAAGTTGGCGTGGCCTCGGCTCTCGACCTGAGCCAGGCGCGGACCTCGGTGGAAAACGCCCGGGTGGCACTGGCACGCTACACCCGCCAGGTGGCCCAGGACGAAAACAGCCTGACCCTGCTGCTGGGCACCGGGCTGCCAGCGAATCTCGCCAGCAAGCCGCTGTCGGATGACCTGCTCAGCGAAGTGCCGGCTGGTTTGCCTTCGGACCTGTTGCAACGTCGTCCCGACATTGTGCAGGCCGAGTACAACCTCAAGGCGGCTAACGCCAATATCGGCGCGGCCCGTGCAGCGTTCTTCCCAAGCATCAGCCTGACCGCCAGCGCCGGTACCGCAAGCCCGACCCTGGGCGGCCTGTTCAAGGGCGGTTCGGGTACCTGGTCGTTTGCTCCGCAGATCAACATCCCGATCTTCAACGCCGGTAGCCTGCGCGCAAGCCTGGACTACTCGAAGATCCAGAAAGAGATCAACGTGGCCAACTACGAGAAGGCGATCCAGACCGGCTTCCAGGAAGTCTCCGACGGCCTCGCCGCACGTGAGACCTACAAGCAGCAACTGGATGCCCAACGCGGCTTCGTCGCGGCCAACCAGGATTACTACCGCCTGGCCGAGCGTCGCTACCGCATCGGTGTCGACAGCAACCTGACGTTCCTCGACGCTCAGCGCCAACTGTTCAGCGCCGAACAATCGCTGATCACCGATCGCCTTGCGCAACTGACCAGCGAGGTCAACCTGTACAAGGCCCTCGGCGGTGGTTGGAACGAGCAGACGGCGAAGAACGAGCCGTTGAAAGAAGAAGCGCCGAAGCTGAAGTTGTTCTGA
- a CDS encoding molecular chaperone HscC yields the protein MIVGIDLGTTNSLAAVWRGDTAEMVPNALGQLLTPSVVGLDDQGRVLVGQAAKERLHTHPHLTTSLFKRYMGSATEVRLGDRSFRPEELSALVLKSLKEDIERTYGQTVTDAVISVPAYFSDGQRKATRIAGELAGLNVEKLINEPTAAALAYGLHQRDKETSFLVFDLGGGTFDVSIIELFDGVMEVRASAGDNFLGGEDFDTLLLEHFVDSQRNATGFPPTSTVLQALRREAERVRKALGQDDSAEFALRVDGQQWVKTITQQELAKLYTPLLERLRAPIERALRDARIRVGDLDEILLVGGTTRMPLVRKLAAGLFGRFPSISLDPDQVVAHGAAIQAALKARSAALEEVVLTDVCPYTLGIEISNQYGGYIESGHYLPLIERNSSVPVSRVKNVVTLRDDQTHVLLKIYQGESRLVKDNIELGQLDIPVPKRKAGEVSLDVRFTYDNNGLLEAQVNIPLTGEQHSLVIENNPGVLSPQEIQQRLQALAQLKVHPRDQQVNTVLVARLERLYQENLGELREQLGHWAAQFQQVLDTQDERRIRDARSELTRQLEQLDNGFWR from the coding sequence ATGATCGTAGGAATCGACCTGGGGACCACTAACAGTCTCGCTGCAGTCTGGCGCGGTGATACCGCCGAAATGGTGCCCAATGCCCTGGGCCAGTTGCTGACCCCAAGCGTGGTCGGGCTGGACGACCAAGGCCGTGTCCTGGTAGGCCAGGCCGCCAAAGAGCGCCTGCACACCCACCCGCACCTGACGACCTCGTTGTTCAAGCGCTACATGGGCAGCGCCACCGAAGTGCGCCTGGGCGACCGCTCGTTCCGCCCCGAAGAACTCTCGGCGCTGGTGCTCAAAAGCCTCAAGGAAGACATCGAGCGCACCTACGGCCAAACCGTCACCGACGCGGTGATCAGCGTGCCCGCCTACTTCAGCGACGGCCAACGCAAGGCCACGCGCATCGCCGGTGAACTGGCGGGGCTCAACGTTGAAAAACTGATCAACGAACCGACCGCCGCGGCCTTGGCCTACGGCCTGCATCAACGTGATAAAGAAACCTCGTTCCTGGTCTTCGACCTGGGCGGCGGCACTTTCGACGTGTCGATCATCGAGCTGTTCGACGGGGTGATGGAAGTACGCGCCAGCGCCGGCGACAACTTCCTCGGTGGCGAAGACTTCGACACCCTGTTGCTCGAACACTTTGTCGACAGCCAACGTAACGCCACGGGTTTCCCGCCCACCAGCACTGTGCTGCAAGCCCTGCGCCGCGAAGCCGAGCGCGTGCGCAAAGCCCTGGGCCAGGATGACAGCGCCGAATTCGCCCTGCGCGTCGACGGCCAGCAATGGGTGAAGACCATCACCCAGCAGGAACTGGCCAAGCTCTACACGCCACTGCTGGAACGCCTGCGCGCACCGATCGAACGCGCCCTGCGCGACGCGCGGATCCGGGTCGGCGACCTGGATGAAATCCTGCTGGTGGGCGGTACCACGCGCATGCCCCTGGTACGTAAGCTCGCCGCTGGCCTGTTCGGGCGCTTCCCTTCCATCAGCCTCGATCCCGACCAGGTGGTGGCCCACGGCGCGGCGATCCAGGCCGCGCTCAAGGCGCGCTCCGCCGCCCTCGAAGAAGTGGTGCTGACCGACGTGTGCCCCTACACCCTGGGCATCGAAATCTCGAACCAGTACGGCGGCTATATCGAAAGCGGCCATTACCTGCCATTGATCGAACGCAACAGCAGCGTGCCGGTCAGCCGGGTCAAAAACGTGGTCACCCTGCGCGATGACCAGACCCACGTGCTGCTGAAGATCTACCAGGGCGAAAGCCGCCTGGTCAAAGACAACATCGAGCTGGGCCAACTGGATATTCCTGTGCCCAAGCGCAAGGCCGGCGAGGTCTCCCTGGACGTGCGCTTCACCTACGACAACAACGGCCTGCTGGAAGCCCAGGTGAATATCCCGCTGACCGGCGAGCAGCATTCGCTGGTGATCGAGAACAACCCCGGCGTGCTCAGCCCGCAGGAGATCCAGCAACGCCTGCAAGCCCTGGCGCAATTGAAGGTTCACCCACGCGACCAGCAGGTCAACACCGTGCTCGTCGCCCGCCTCGAACGGCTCTACCAGGAAAACCTCGGCGAACTGCGCGAACAGCTCGGGCATTGGGCGGCGCAGTTCCAGCAGGTACTTGACACCCAGGACGAACGCCGCATCCGCGATGCCCGCAGCGAACTGACCCGTCAACTTGAGCAACTCGACAACGGGTTCTGGCGCTGA